Proteins co-encoded in one Salvia splendens isolate huo1 chromosome 4, SspV2, whole genome shotgun sequence genomic window:
- the LOC121800251 gene encoding uncharacterized protein LOC121800251, with the protein MVEKIVVVVEEAEAAITALKWALHNILRCGDVVTLLHVYPTQRSKSKRKLRRLRLKGFQLALSFREICNAFPNTKTEIVVTEGDEEGRRVAAVVREIGASTLVVGLHDRSFLYRYITLQNNSIRQLNCKVLAIKEPTRSPTSTTISIEGFSTTMDLSQIEISVLSVPQIRPQKIPYQICPDPNAIIWRSRPTKK; encoded by the exons ATGGTGGAGAAaatagtggtggtggtggaggaggcggaggcggcgatAACAGCCCTGAAATGGGCGCTTCACAACATCCTCCGCTGCGGCGATGTGGTCACGCTCCTCCACGTGTATCCGACGCAGAGATCAAAGAGCAAGAGAAAgctccgccgcctccgcctcaagGGCTTCCAATTAGCTCTCTCCTTCAGAGAAATCTGCAACGCCTTCCCCaac ACGAAGACAGAGATCGTTGTGACGGAGGGCGACGAGGAAGGGAGGAGAGTCGCCGCCGTGGTGAGGGAAATCGGCGCCTCCACGCTCGTGGTGGGGCTTCATGATCGGAGCTTTCTATACAg GTATATAACACTCCAAAACAATAGCATAAGGCAGTTGAACTGTAAGGTCCTTGCCATCAAAGAACCAACAAGAAGTCCGACATCCACAACGATCTCTATAGAAGGGTTTTCTACTACGATGGACTTGTCACAGATCGAAATATCCGTACTTAG TGTTCCTCAAATTCGACCTCAGAAAATCCCATACCAAATTTGTCCAGATCCGAATGCTATAATTTGGAGATCAAGGCCAACAAAAAAGtaa
- the LOC121800250 gene encoding CASP-like protein 4A3, whose product MEGADASNHSKPSFRRSSNSHISMSDTESMTSQCDSFHSPLRSESPLRSDDPSFRPQNDDPSDKNDKAIVLVPSPGKSSAPEPSPAAVGKGWRRWPHSEKPASENLDIPVSSPQGSGREGENLEIPAVVGLNKFVREEAPAGVKKVGPVGGDGALEEGYGDGRDVVGGERRSRAAVESILKRSGRNTAVRRVALAFRVFEVISCLISFSVMAADKTEGWSGDSFGRYIEYRFCVAVNVIGFVYSGCQALDLAYHLGKGKHVFAHHLRYHFEFAMDQILAYLLMSASSSAATRVDDWISNWGADEFTLMASASIAMSFLAFLAFAISSLVSGYNLCDRDAT is encoded by the exons ATGGAAGGCGCGGACGCCAGCAATCACAGTAAACCGAGTTTCCGAAGAAGCAGCAACAGCCACATATCCATGTCCGACACCGAGTCAATGACGAGTCAGTGCGACTCGTTCCACTCGCCTCTCCGTTCCGAGTCGCCCCTCCGCTCCGACGACCCTTCTTTCCGTCCCCAAAACGACGATCCCAGCGACAAGAACGACAAGGCCATAGTTCTCGTCCCGTCTCCGGGGAAATCCAGCGCTCCAGAGCCCTCTCCGGCAGCCGTCGGCAAAGGGTGGCGGCGGTGGCCCCACTCGGAAAAGCCCGCATCGGAGAATCTCGACATTCCGGTGAGCTCTCCGCAAGGGAGCGGAAGGGAAGGGGAGAATCTTGAGATTCCGGCGGTTGTGGGGCTAAATAAGTTTGTGAGGGAGGAGGCACCGGCGGGAGTGAAGAAGGTGGGGCCGGTGGGCGGCGATGGGGCGCTGGAGGAGGGGTACGGGGATGGGAGGGATGTGGTGGGGGGAGAGCGGCGGTCGAGGGCGGCGGTGGAGTCGATCTTGAAGAGGTCGGGGAGGAACACGGCGGTGAGGAGGGTGGCGCTGGCGTTTCGGGTGTTTGAAGTGATTTCttgtttgatttcattttcGGTTATGGCTGCTGACAAGACGGAGGGATGGAGTGGCGATTCCTTTGGTCGATATATTGAATACCG ATTCTGCGTAGCTGTAAATGTTATCGGATTTGTGTATTCTGGTTGCCAAGCTTTGGATCTGGCTTACCATCTGGGGAAGGGGAAGCATGTCTTTGCCCACCATCTTCGTTACCATTTCGAATTTGCTATGGATCAG ATTCTTGCGTACCTTCTGATGTCAGCATCATCTTCGGCAGCCACCAGGGTGGATGACTGGATTTCCAACTGGGGTGCGGACGAGTTCACCTTGATGGCTAGTGCGTCAATTGCCATGTCGTTCCTGGCTTTCCTCGCCTTTGCCATCAGCTCCCTTGTGTCCGGTTACAACCTCTGCGACCGGGATGCTACTTGA